One window of the Pseudomonas lurida genome contains the following:
- a CDS encoding pilus assembly protein PilZ, with the protein MGRFLPHPDDVAVELIQRPSPAIPRQRLHTTGLGGVACNWPRAWREGTAVDLHIPSLGASARYPGYVAWCRKVENGYRIGISFTDEHALFGARMGEQACRIERYCRQHEDAEPTPQQLEALAREWVSRHAIEFSHEAFVAPALD; encoded by the coding sequence ATGGGTCGTTTTTTACCTCACCCTGATGATGTCGCTGTCGAGTTAATCCAACGCCCCTCTCCCGCTATCCCCCGCCAACGCCTGCACACTACCGGCCTGGGCGGTGTCGCCTGCAATTGGCCGCGTGCCTGGCGCGAGGGCACGGCCGTGGATCTGCACATCCCCTCCCTGGGCGCCAGCGCGCGTTATCCAGGCTACGTGGCGTGGTGCCGCAAAGTGGAAAACGGCTACCGGATCGGCATCTCGTTTACCGACGAGCATGCACTGTTCGGTGCGCGAATGGGTGAGCAAGCATGCCGGATAGAGCGTTACTGCCGCCAGCACGAAGACGCCGAACCGACACCCCAGCAACTCGAAGCCCTGGCCCGCGAGTGGGTATCGCGCCATGCCATTGAGTTCTCCCATGAGGCATTTGTGGCGCCAGCGCTGGATTAA